The nucleotide window CACATAAAATAACCAAGCTATAAAAAAACTTAGCTATAAGCAGCTGATTAACTGGTGGTAATTATCTGCCAGAGATTTATATTTTGCTGCTTTCAAGTTTTATCTTATATTCATATTTTGTTGTCTTCAGGTTTTATTCCTAGATTTATTTTTTGCCTTCGGATTTTATCCTTAGTTTCCATAATTTTCATTTTATATAATTATTCATAAACCTATCTAATATATTCTTATATAATTTTGGAAAAGTATTAATTTAAAGAACTTAAAAACTTAATAGTGTAGGGTCTTTTGATAAAAATATCTTTTGATGAAAATTTATGTTGGTAACCTTTTTGATAAATTCCCTGATAAAATTTCTTGTACTAATTTTCTCTTAATAAATTTCACTTAGACTCTTCTTTGATGACTTGACAACCTCTTTGCTTGAGACTCTCTGTAATGTAAAATGTTTAGGACTTACTCTGATCTTAGTTTCATGATCCGTACAAGATCTGTTCTTGAAAGTATCCCTACGACTGATCCGTCATCAATAACCATTACTCTACCAATATTTTTAGAAGATACGAGTCTCAGAACATCACTTGCCTGAGCATCCGGAGATACCGAGATGACATCCCTAGTCATAATATCAGATACTTTGGCCACTGGACGTTCAATAGAAGGAACACGCTGGATATCCGTAAACGTCACAATTCCTTTCAGGCTGCCTCCTTCCATTACAGGGTAACCCATATGTCTCTTCTCAAACATGAACTTAACAAGATCTTCCACGCTCATGGAAGGACTGACTGAAACCACATTCCTGGTCATAATATCCTTTACCCGAATATTTTCGAGAGTTACCTCAGCCCGAGTAGAACGCTCTTCTTCAGATGCGCCGACGTAAATAAAGAGTGCGATCAAAGGAAACCAGGGGTTGCCTATGAAAATTCCGAAAATCGCCATAAGAACGGCAAAAAACTTCCCTACGGCTGCTGCACTCTGGGTAGCTTTCACATAAGACATTCTTCTTGCATAGAAAGCGCGAAGTACTCTACCTCCATCCATTGGAAAAGCAGGCAGCAAGTTGAAGATCCCGAGTATAAAGTTCATAATTCCAAGAATCCAGATAACAAGGTATATCGGGTTTTGAGAAAGTACAGGATTAGGGGAAATTAGATTCCCATATATTAAAAGACAGAATAAGCCTATTACAAGACTTGTAAGGGGTCCGGCAGAAGCCATTTTTGCTTCCTGTCCAGGTTCTCTGGGTATCTTCTCCATAGCCGATACTCCTCCAAAAAGAAAGAGAGTAATGTTCTCAATTTTAACCCCATAACGCATTGCCAGGTATGAATGTGCAAGTTCATGCACAAGGATCGAAGCAAAAAGCAGAATAGCAGTCAGGACTGAAAGCGAATATCTTGTGACTGACGGTTCAACTCCTTCAAAACCAAAAGGCTGCGGGTTGATCGCAAACGCATAAGCAAATATGGGTAATATGAGAAGAAAAGTTATGTGCAACCTTATAGGTATACCCATAACACTTCCGATTTTCACTGACGATTTCATGAGATAAATACCCCCATTTTCATTTTTATAATATTAAGCAGATGATTAAATATCGAATCTGAACTAATGCAAACCGAATAAAGTTGAACTTGAATTTAAAATATCAGATGCAGACTGTCAGGAATAGTACAGCTCATGAGAGTGGAAATTTGCAGGTAGTTCTGGCCATAATTCCCACTGGAACTGACCTTAACATTCCCTTAAATTTTCTAATTCTGATCATAAACCCTTTCAATTAACTTCCCCTCATAAAGTCAACTTGTAAAGTTTCCCTGATCAAGTTACCTTATAAATTTTTCTCTATAAGTTAAACGACCCCATTTGTTATTTAGCGATAATATTATACATATCTGTTTGTATGTGACTAGTGTCTTAGAAATTTAATTGTTAAGCATAATCTTTAGCTTCTCTTCATCATACAACGATTTTAAGCTCATTAGATCATTAATAACTAAACTTTCATGATACTTGTATGTGACTAATATGTGACAACAAATTAAAGCAATTAAGCGAAAACCGAAGAAGTTATAAGAATAAGAAAGGAGTAAAATTTAAAGTTCTGCTTTGCTTAAAGTTCTGCTTTACTTAAAGTTCTGCTTTACTTAAAGTTCTGCTTTACTTAAAGATCTGCTTTACTTAAACTGCTTTACTTAAAGTTCTGCTTTACTTAAAGTTCTGATGTTATTTTTCTCAAATCTTGCAGGAATTCTTCTATATCATGAGCTGTGTTATGAGGCATAAGGACCAGGCGAAGAGATCTTGGGCTGCGAGTGATTGAGACATTCCAATTAAATTTAGTTAAGAGTTGCTCTCGCACAAGATCAGGGTTCGGAACTCTCAGGGCGACCACGTTCATTACAGGCTCAATAAGAGGTTCGAACCCTAATTTTCGAGCTTCTTTGACTAATTTTGCGGTAAGCTGCATGCAGTACTGTACATTTTTTCTATATCCTTCACGTCCAAGATACTTCATAATAGCATAAGTGGCAGCGGCTGAAGCTCCACTGCGAGTACCCGTGAGAGTAAATTGAGACTTTGTTGTAAGATATGGAGTGTTTACCTTGAGGGACTCCATGAAAAAAGGAGATTTGAATAACAGGGCACCTGAGGGAATTGTGGAAAGGCCCATTTTATGAGGATCTATTGCAATGGAAGTAACGCCTGGAACTTTAAAATCAAAAGAATATGGCTTTTCAAGGAACGGAATCACAAACCCTCCGAAAGCTGCATCAACATGCAGGAAAAGCTCATTCTCAAGAGCAAGTTTTGAAAGTTCCTCAATCGGATCTACCTGGCCAAATTCCGTATTTCCTGCTATCCCTATGAGTCCGATAGTGTTTGCATCTATCAGACTTTCTACAGATTCGATGTCCACTCTGAATTCAGAATCCAGAAGAGCTCTTTTAACCTCAATGCCCATCATATTGGCTACCTTATCAAATGAGAAGTGAGCTGACTCAGGAACAACTATATTGAGGACATCACCTGCTCTTTTTCCACCCTCAGTCACGAGATTTTTCATACCCCTAATAGCCTGAATGTTGGATTCCGTACCTCCTGTTGTAAGATAACCGCAAACCGAACTCTTACATGAATCTCCTGAAGGAGTTTCAACAGACTGAAAATGAAGAAGTTCTCCCAGCATCTGGATAACTTCTTTTTCCAGTCTGTAGGCACCTGCAAAAAGTCCCAGATCACCCAGATTAGCCTCAATAAATAACCTGTGAGCCTCAACCGCGATTCTGTGCGGATGAGTACACATTGAACTTAAAACCCTATAGTAATCCGTATCTTCTGACTTTACATCTTCCAGATAGGAAAATATCTCTTTCTCAGAAAGACCCTGCTCATTCATGTGGGTAAAGTAAAACCAGTTTTATTTAAAATACTTATGGAATATACCTGCTAAATTATCAAGTAACTTTCTTAAAGATGCATGAGAATCTCATGTACATCAAAAGAGATGAACTTTCAATGAATGATTAAAAAGTTAAGAAGAAGTTTCACAAAAAAGATATGTAAGCAATAATAGGGCAAAGGATTATCCAGGAGGATAGAGACATTCTGTTGATTTCTATTAACTCAATACAAGATTTAAAAAGAATGTATGTTAAGG belongs to Methanosarcina barkeri 3 and includes:
- a CDS encoding CBS domain-containing protein, yielding MKSSVKIGSVMGIPIRLHITFLLILPIFAYAFAINPQPFGFEGVEPSVTRYSLSVLTAILLFASILVHELAHSYLAMRYGVKIENITLFLFGGVSAMEKIPREPGQEAKMASAGPLTSLVIGLFCLLIYGNLISPNPVLSQNPIYLVIWILGIMNFILGIFNLLPAFPMDGGRVLRAFYARRMSYVKATQSAAAVGKFFAVLMAIFGIFIGNPWFPLIALFIYVGASEEERSTRAEVTLENIRVKDIMTRNVVSVSPSMSVEDLVKFMFEKRHMGYPVMEGGSLKGIVTFTDIQRVPSIERPVAKVSDIMTRDVISVSPDAQASDVLRLVSSKNIGRVMVIDDGSVVGILSRTDLVRIMKLRSE
- the mfnA gene encoding tyrosine decarboxylase MfnA, with translation MNEQGLSEKEIFSYLEDVKSEDTDYYRVLSSMCTHPHRIAVEAHRLFIEANLGDLGLFAGAYRLEKEVIQMLGELLHFQSVETPSGDSCKSSVCGYLTTGGTESNIQAIRGMKNLVTEGGKRAGDVLNIVVPESAHFSFDKVANMMGIEVKRALLDSEFRVDIESVESLIDANTIGLIGIAGNTEFGQVDPIEELSKLALENELFLHVDAAFGGFVIPFLEKPYSFDFKVPGVTSIAIDPHKMGLSTIPSGALLFKSPFFMESLKVNTPYLTTKSQFTLTGTRSGASAAATYAIMKYLGREGYRKNVQYCMQLTAKLVKEARKLGFEPLIEPVMNVVALRVPNPDLVREQLLTKFNWNVSITRSPRSLRLVLMPHNTAHDIEEFLQDLRKITSEL